Proteins found in one Panicum hallii strain FIL2 chromosome 4, PHallii_v3.1, whole genome shotgun sequence genomic segment:
- the LOC112890902 gene encoding homeobox-leucine zipper protein ROC8-like: MDSGDEPEGSNNNQHQRKQYHRHTPHQIQQLEAMFKECPHPDENQRAALGRELDLEPQQIKFWFQNRRTQMKAQHERASNSFLRMENDKIRCENVTMREALKNVICPNCVGQPVTDYFDAQKLRMENTQLKEELDRMSSITSKYLGRPFTQAPAVLPTSVPLLDLSVGGGLGGGPSLDLDLLSGCSSGMLPPVTEMERPMMIDLAARAMDELIRLAQAGRQLWVKGVPGDALDTLNVAAYDSLFAAPGGAFRPPDISVEGSRDSGLVFMSAVALVDVFMDTNKWTEFFPGIVSKAHTGDVLMSGLCGRSESLIMMYEELHVVTPVVPTREFSFLRYCKQIEQGLWAVADVSPDGLRDVPYGTPPRSRRLPSGCLIADMSNGYSKVTWVEHMEIEQTLPISALYRNLVLSGAAFGAHRWLAALQRACERVASLAMLGAPHHDLAGAGVTPEGQRSTMKLSQQMVGLFCASLSSSPLQRWVLLPGTTDVSIRVAAQRSAEPGQPNGVVLTAATSIWLPVPANHAFAFLRDESARSQWDILAHANQVQEVLRIPNGSNPDNCVSVLRGTMTDANQDGMLILQESCTDASGSSLVVYSPIDLLTANVVMSGEDASGIPLLPSGFAILPDARPGSGAGATSSSSVGPLGKISPGCVVAVAFQILVSSLPSSRVDAESMATVTGLIGTTVQQIKAALNCAGH; encoded by the exons atggactCCGGCGACGAACCCGAGGGCTCCAACAACAACCAGCACCAGCGGAAGCAGTACCACCGCCACACCCCGCACCAGATTCAGCAGCTCGAGGC GATGTTCAAGGAGTGCCCGCACCCGGACGAGAACCAGCGCGCCGCGCTCGGCCGGGAGCTCGACCTGGAGCCGCAGCAGATCAAGTTCTGGTTCCAGAACCGCCGCACCCAGATGAAG GCGCAGCACGAGCGCGCGAGCAACTCCTTTCTGCGCATGGAGAACGACAAGATCCGATGCGAGAACGTCACCATGCGCGAGGCGCTCAAGAACGTCATCTGCCCCAACTGCGTCGGCCAGCCCGTCACGGACTACTTCGACGCGCAGAAGCTCCGCATGGAGAACACCCAACTCAAGGAAGAG CTGGACCGTATGTCGAGCATCACCTCCAAGTACCTCGGACGGCCGTTCACGCAGGCGCCGGCGGTGCTGCCTACGTCCGTGCCGTTGCTGGACCTGTCCGTGGGCGGGGGGCTCGGCGGCGGGCCGTCGCTGGACCTCGACCTCCTCAGCGGGTGCTCCTCAGGGATGCTGCCGCCGGTGACGGAAATGGAGCGCCCCATGATGATCGATCTGGCGGCGCGCGCCATGGACGAGCTCATCCGGCTCGCGCAGGCCGGCAGGCAGCTCTGGGTCAAGGGCGTGCCCGGGGACGCGCTGGATACGCTCAACGTCGCCGCCTACGACAGCCTCTTCGCCGCGCCGGGCGGCGCGTTTCGCCCGCCGGACATCAGCGTCGAGGGGTCCAGGGACTCGGGGCTCGTCTTCATGAGCGCCGTTGCGCTCGTCGACGTCTTCATGGACACG AACAAGTGGACGGAGTTCTTCCCCGGCATCGTGTCCAAGGCGCACACCGGCGATGTCCTCATGAGCGGCTTGTGCGGCAGGAGCGAGTCGTTGATCATG ATGTACGAGGAGCTGCACGTCGTGACGCCCGTCGTCCCGACCCGCGAGTTCAGCTTCCTCCGCTACTGCAAGCAAATCGAGCAGGGCCTGTGGGCCGTCGCCGACGTCTCCCCGGACGGGCTGCGCGACGTGCCCTACGGCACGCCGCCGCGCTCGCGCCGGCTCCCGTCGGGGTGCCTCATCGCCGACATGTCCAATGGCTACTCCAAG GTGACCTGGGTCGAGCACATGGAGATAGAGCAGACGCTCCCCATCAGCGCGCTCTACCGCAACCTGGTGCTGAGCGGCGCCGCGTTCGGGGCGCACCGGTGGCTCGCCGCGCTGCAGCGCGCGTGCGAGCGCGTCGCGTCCCTCGCCATGCTCGGGGCGCCGCATCACGACCTCGCCGGAGCCGGAG TGACTCCGGAGGGGCAGCGAAGCACGATGAAGCTGTCGCAGCAGATGGTGGGCCTCTTCTGCGCAAGCCTGAGCTCGTCGCCGCTGCAGCGGTGGGTGCTGCTGCCGGGCACGACGGACGTGAGCATCCGCGTGGCCGCGCAGCGCAGCGCCGAGCCGGGCCAGCCCAACGGCGTCGTCctcaccgccgccacctccatCTGGCTGCCCGTCCCCGCCAACCACGCCTTCGCCTTCCTCCGCGACGAGAGCGCGCGATCCCAG TGGGACATCCTGGCGCACGCCAATCAGGTTCAGGAGGTGCTGCGCATCCCCAATGGCTCCAACCCTGACAACTGCGTTTCCGTGCTGAGA GGGACGATGACCGACGCGAACCAGGACGGCATGCTGATCCTTCAGGAGAGCTGCACGGACGCGTCGGGGTCGTCGCTGGTGGTGTACTCGCCGATCGACCTCCTGACGGCGAACGTGGTGATGAGCGGCGAGGACGCGTCGGGCATCCCGCTGCTGCCGTCGGGCTTCGCCATCCTGCCCGACGCCCGGCCGGGATCCGGCGCGGGCGCGACCAGCTCCAGCAGCGTCGGCCCGCTGGGGAAAATCTCGCCGGGCTGCGTCGTCGCCGTCGCGTTCCAGATCCTCGTCAGCAGCCTGCCGTCGTCCCGGGTCGACGCCGAGTCCATGGCCACCGTCACCGGCCTCATCGGCACCACCGTGCAGCAGATCAAGGCGGCGCTCAACTGCGCTGGCCACTGA